Within Topomyia yanbarensis strain Yona2022 chromosome 2, ASM3024719v1, whole genome shotgun sequence, the genomic segment TCTTGAGGATTTGCAGTATAACATAAGTGAACAGTAGCTTGAGCATCGGGTTGGCCTTCATTATATCGACCAGCAACAATCCAACCAAACACTGTTTCTTGTAGAATAGGACCATCATCAGTTGCCTTGAATTTTCCGTTGGATAACAGCTCCAAATAATAAGCAGCTCCAATGATCACGTCGATTGGACCAGGTTCATTAAATCCAGGGTCAGCAAGACATTCGGAGTTTGGTAGGCACCATCTGGATGAATCGATGATACTGCTTGGTAGAGGTAAGGTTAGCTTCGGCAGGACATAGAACTGCATCTCCTTCTCGAATGTTGAAATTGTAGGACATCTTGCACCAACTTCAGCAGACACTAGTCTCGTGGACACACAACGGGATGCTCCGATTCCATGGACGGCCAAGAATGTCGGGGATTCTCTAAATTTCAGCTTTGTTGTGAAATCAGTTGACATGAAGCAGTGCTGAGAGCATGAATCTAGCAAAGCTCGAGCTAGCATCGAATTTCCGAATCGATCTGTGACTCTTATGAGAGCCGTTGACAAAAGAACATTCTGTGTGGGTTGTTTCGGTAGTGCGACGTAACTCTGACTGGTAATGTTAGCTGTAGTGGACTGTATGTTTGGATGCAAGTTGGTGTTGGTGGATGCGTGCGCTTGTTGAATGTGTTCTTCTTGATATTGATTAGGTGGTGTTGTTTGCGCCGGTTGCGTGGGTGATTCTTCGATCTGGGGACTTAACTGTGAATGTGGAGCGCAGGATCTCTGGTGGTCAGTGTGCAGCATTGAATGATGTCTCTGTTGGCAGTGATGACAAACTCCACGTTCGCAATGCTGAGCGTAGTGTCCGGGCCGAAGACAATTACGGCATAATCTGCTCCGTGTCACAGCTTCGATTCTTTCAGGGATCTTCATCTTCTGGAACTTAACACATTGAAAGGCAGAGTGCCACGTATCACAGCAAAATGGACAAGTGTTGGATGTCCTGACGATGGTATTGCAGACTGATGGCTTGAATTGTCGTTGTTCTGGTACCGTTGTTTTTGATGGGGCAACTAATTGTAATACTGAACAATAACTGCGCAGAAACCTAATAACATCTTCATAATGTGGAACCGATTTACTGTTGTGATGAGTCTCCCACTGTTGTAGCGTGGATGAGTCTAATTTAGAACATaccatatagggtgatgagcctattttggcaccattatggagagggtcgcactattttttgaataacttaaaaagaagccatattacctataacctttttcagaataaagtatcagtgtactgtttcttaaacatctgtataatgcttatttggcagaattgtctcaattttcagcataaatgaaaataaatgttctattctgtgcatctattcccacctgaacgttccaattatcgcctcatgggtgtgccgatttccacctcatcgaaaaacaatctagttgaaacgcaatgcctcatatttcatttgcgtcgattctaactaggtatccagatcatggacgccaacgcgtgatttgtaaaacgaattattctgcttttttcagccgatcaaaacaaacgtaaacattacgcacacgaaagaaactcatcagctgttagtagaagagcgcccagaactgcgcatgcaggaaataaccatgcgaaagttaacaactggaatataaagttcacatcacacattacttcctcccgatccaaattgtatgtgcaaatgaaaataaaatatctgcgatcaacaattagttgaataacttgaaataattgattacttatacctgaaattgcataacattatgttttcaagttcatgttttggtttggccgcactggtgattcttttctgtatgatggatgcaaaaagttggttttgattgtggtagtgtatcagcaaaacatgccaataataggaacccccgtatttagttttatcctattataacactaggcctattctagtgtttgacgagtgcttttaaagcgaaataatcgtaaaaaggttctccagctaaaataaaggtatgtatcagtgcaatatttaatatatttgtgccggaataacgagatatgaggcggtaaatgctggctcgaaagtgtttattttgctaagcgccgttgcgtcctgtttcggttcactacgcgagtgaggcggatcagcagatatttcaataaggtgattttgttttaattaaaagttggatttagtggatagttctgaatacgtatgtgcacaacaaataaagaatataacttgagctttttttgcacacctgttttagccaaattgatattgtcattatctcatatgcttggttcgaaaccaaggggtacgaaatagggtcacaataggctctactgccataataggcacatcaccctacgcCAAAATTGTGCTCCATTCAGTTGGATTCTCTCCTATCTTTTCAAGCATCTGAACGTTCTTCTCAAACTCACTTAGTATATGATTCAGTCCGTCGTACGTTTCTCGTTTCAGTGGCTCCAAGTTGAACAGAACATCGAGATGAGTCTTTACaatcaactttttattttcgtagCGCATCTCTAGGGTCATCCATGCAACAATGTAGTTAGCAGCAGACAAATCGATGGAATTTATTTCCTGCAGAGCCTCATCTGCCAGTGAAGCTCGGAGGTATGTGAACTTATCTGTATCTGTTAACTGCGAATTATCATGTATTAAACTTTTAAAGGTGTCTCGAAAAGTAACCCATTCTCGAATGACCCCTCTGAACGTTGGAAGACGAATTTCAGGTAGTTTTACTTTACATAATCCATCAGCACGATGCGAGTCATGAAGAGAACCGTCGGTAGATCGCACTATGTCGCCTTGGGATTGCAACTGTAACAGTCTCGCTTTTAGATGGCAGAAACGATCATCGAATTCTTGCATAATATGAAAGTTTTCGTCGTCTAAATGATCCAGAGCTTCCTTCTTCATATCCGGGTCACTGTTTGCCTGTTTCTCCTTCTCTGCATCTTCCAAAATAAGCTCAATCTTTCCTCGAACCGTGAAAAACTCCTTGGCAGCATCTTCTAGCATTTGTAACCGTACTATGATTTCACACTCATCGCGTTCGTCAGCGCTCCTTCCTAGAAATCGCTCGACTGAGTCCAGCATTCCCAGAAGCTGGCGTTCCCGTTTCTGTAGCGCTCTTAATTCACCGCTCATCTTATGAGACACTGACTTTCACTAAATTGCCCTCCGAAACAGCTGCACTATTCTCCAAAATCCTTCGTCTGTGATGCTGTACGGCCGCGACCTTCTCCCTGAGTTACACTGGTGGCGTGTTAAAGCTACAATGACGCTACAGTTCAGTATGCGATGGCGTCGGTTAGCGTCAAAAATGGAGTTCTCCTTTTGTTCGATGAGACGCGCGCGAATTTCACGAACTGACACGGCTTTTTGCGTCACCGTTTTACAAGTACCCGTGAACCTGTGCTGATAgcatccggttcgaaggaccaaaatGTTCGCGCGTAAGACCCGGGATTCTCGAGCACTTGCAATGAAACACGCGAATTGTTCGAACATGCAAATTAACGCGAACACCAATTTATTTGTGATGTAAAAAACATTAGTTCTGTACTGTGCAGTGGTATATTTCGAACTGTCTGATATGTTTGGTGGTTATAAAGGGCTGACCGTTGAGCAAGTAGATACGAATCAGTCAAAAAAGCCTTTTCGCTCATTTTCCCGATCGTATAGATACAGTGCAGTGCAGTGAgagcaataagtaataagtaTTGAATACTGTTAGAGATGTTCAAAATTCCTAACTTGATCTCTTTATCTCGCTCAAACAATAGGATTTGCTCacgttatattgaagttttagatgtttttatgtgtaaaaatgtctaaGGAACACAATGGAAATATTGCAtgcttggcaacactgtaaacaaaaatttattattttttagatTTCTAGATTTCTTGACtgatttcctttaaaatgcatctcaccgattgtttctaCAACCAAATAAAccgaagatatgaataaaagttaataatcgatgctaatggaaaattttccgcgCATAATTATGACACAACATACACATTTTGTCATCGAAACACACGTTTGATGcgacttttgtttgcatttctaGCAGATATTCTCAATAttgtcaaccgatcttcgtaatattggAGAGATTAAtaaagaatagatagaagcatgaattgtcttctctgaatagTTTCAACTATTTATAACTTTCAAGATATTGAATATCAAtatttactgtatcgattttgttggctattttcggaaaatttaagactaagagaaacgaaagcaatgaaattgaaagacggataggtattctagagcgaatcagttaaagacttagaacggaaaactagcaCTAGCCAGgttcatatggacatgatcgcaAGGAAATGTAAagagtcctttgccttctgctaaataggagttgggcgttgcacccaagtctaccgcatggtctttgatagaacataactcatcatcatgtttcacCGCCGACATCGGCAAAAGGAACTTCACAAATCCTCCCCGAGAACGACCATGCGACCATTCTTTTCCCCTtatgctagcatcaagccgtgccGTATGCAtccaatcgacaccaagctatcggtgtcgcaccgatcctattagGGCCCCTTACACGCGCAATGAAAGTGTCATTAGTAAGTAGTACTGAAATTGTATGAAAATTCCGTCCTTACTCGCCTTACACGATCAacaaaagtgacattactggtcagtaatgacattactaacaACTCGTGTAAGGGCCtttattgtgattgaactacttgttgattttttatttggaaccaaaggagtgacattaaccctcttagcaaagtcacttccaacgatttatcaaaccctcaacaaattgaaacggttggtatggttgtccacgtttcttccttattcaaggttcaaaataattcgatttgatttaattattcattaaatgaataatttcatTGCCgcttaattttgaatcatctttattttgtacgctgtaCAGTTGGCCATTCCACTTTAATGATTATGTCACATACCATAtgtaccacaaacattaatattcatAAGAAAAATGGTAGGTAGAAAAATTCTCTAGGATCTCCACAtatattggctgtgtatgtgtagagtagactagactagacgaGAACTTTTCTAAAcaatcgaatttaataacaaacTTTGTATTatagtttttgttttcaaattttataaattttaacaaTTATAAGATCACTTCTGCATCAAGATCAATATCAATATATTGCCATTATGTTCATCCAACAATAGAAAATACTTgttataatatttcatttttttattcaccaTAAGTTAAAACTTATCTCCATACTAAATTATTTTGGTTGCGCACTCGTGCTGCAGTAGCAAACAGGAAGCCCAGGATTGCAAACAAGTTTAAAGGCATGGATACGACGACTAGCATTGACTTACTGACTCATTGACGCAATAATTCACTTGCTCCGTGTGATCCCGACGGGCGATGGCCATATGCGATGGTTCATCGGTGGTAAACATAACATAACACTGCACCGCATGGAAAAACTCATACGTATACGGTTGTGAATTGATGCTAGAAGCGGGGAAAGAAAATCGCCAGAGGAAAACATTGCTACTACTAGCCTACATTCGAAACCTGTACTTCGCTACCGGTTCGCCAGCCTACTAATATGTAtcgtttcattttatttttatgataagaGCTATTAACAGTGATGTAATTTTCAGGAAAAGCTAGCACCTATTATAAAAATGCTGTAGTTGGTGGATTATGCAATCCAGGAAAAGATATCCGTCAGTGCATAGAATAACAAGTAAATGAATGACACCCACTCATCATAGGCATCATTATTGCATTATGGGGCGATGGTATCCAAAGGCGTAAATTTCGTTTGATGTAGTACTTATTTTCCAAAACTCTTGAAGGGTAATGAAGAATAGCCGTCATGCTCGTGTTGCATAAAGTCTTGAGCGCTTAACCACATTGCATGTATGCAATCTTTTCAAGTCCAAGTGCAGTTGGGTTTAAATTTTGAATCAAATAATTGTCAATAATAAGTTATGGaaattgtaatattttattaaattttattcactCATTGTTCTATTGTAGATTGGAGATTCGGTGTACCATAGTTGTTGACAAGAGTTCAGTATTTAGTAAACTAGAGAGTTTACGTTATGTTAAGCCGTTCAGTTATGTTAAGCCGTAAACATACATTTCAGTTGATTAGCAGTGAAAGCTCATGTGCGAGCACCGATGAACTGATTTTCGCGCCTTGCGCTTGTGTACAGTTGCGGTGGAAATATGACGGAAAACATTTGCATTGTTCGTTCTAGCGTGTAATGGAAAATTGGTAATTGCGGAGTTTTTATTTCGATTGACATATATTAATTTCATGGTCGATTTTTTATCAGCTTCCTATTCCTTATCATAAAAgcataataagaaaaaaaaaaaaaagctatTGCGTTCAGAAATAATCTAAAATCGGTAACTTACGAGCGTTAACGGAGCCGTCTCGTAACGACAGTAGTTTTACAAAggttaaccctttataaggcggtggcaactatattgccaccatTTCGATTCGTTCACAATGCAAGAATATGATGTAGTAAGTGTTCAAAccttatgaaatctacttgttaggagtctggcaactcttTCTATTTCATGCTTCTATTTTAATACAGCGAATAGTTTCAGATTGGTGAAgagttttgtgaaaaaaataacatcgatttccttttggacagtaaaattagctcgatttaGCTCTAGACCCTATAAATTgatgatgcaaatttgtaaaaactatttttaatctgAAAACTTGGTTTATGAGtggcaaaaattacaaagaaaaaaattaaatgaatttaaatatgTGGCAATAGAGTTGCCACCGCCCGTTAATAAACATCAGTCTTCCTAATGTTTGATGTATTTCAAACGaatataaagacaaatcgagCTGGATCAGAAATTAA encodes:
- the LOC131680536 gene encoding uncharacterized protein LOC131680536 — its product is MSGELRALQKRERQLLGMLDSVERFLGRSADERDECEIIVRLQMLEDAAKEFFTVRGKIELILEDAEKEKQANSDPDMKKEALDHLDDENFHIMQEFDDRFCHLKARLLQLQSQGDIVRSTDGSLHDSHRADGLCKVKLPEIRLPTFRGVIREWVTFRDTFKSLIHDNSQLTDTDKFTYLRASLADEALQEINSIDLSAANYIVAWMTLEMRYENKKLIVKTHLDVLFNLEPLKRETYDGLNHILSEFEKNVQMLEKIGENPTEWSTILA